Within Deltaproteobacteria bacterium, the genomic segment TTTGCATAAGGGCGTCTCCAAGGTTGAATCGAATCCACGCAACATCGCGACTCATGGCCATGGCCTTCCGGGATAACACGATGGCCGAAGAATAAGAGCGGATTGCATCATCATACTTTCCCTGAGCCGCTAAGGCCACCCCACTATTGTTGTAAGCGGGCCAGAACTCTGGGTTTACCCTGATAGCCTGACGATAGTTGGTCATCGCCTCTTCGAATTGTCCCGTATCTCTCAGGGCATTTCCCAGGAGGTTATAAGCAATAAAGTTTCCTGAAGTGACTGAAACGGCATGTCTGAACAGGTGGACGCTGTTCTGCCAGTGTTGCACCTGTAGGAAGGTGCATACCATCAGGAGGCAGAGAACCACCCCGGAGGAAACTGCAAGCATCATTTTCCGTCCGGACCAGCTTCTGAAAAAATCAGAGATACCCCATGCGATCATAATAAAGATCCCGATCATGGGAACATACATGTACCGGTCCGCCATGGCCTGCATGCCCACCTGAACCAGGCCAATCACGGGAATGAGGGTGCCTACATACCAGAACCATCCCACAGCCATATACGGATAAGGCTTGAGTTTCCGGATCACCGCGGCCGTAATGCCGGCAAGCAGCAGAGCCGCGCCAAAGACCTGCCACAGGGGACGGATAGGGGGATAGGGATAAAAAATCGACAGCTTCTCCGGCCATAACATCTTGCCGATGTAAAACACGTAGGAAATGATGGCATTCTCAATCCTGGAAAGCATGGGAAGGACCTCTACTGCCGCAATAGCTTGTCCTGAAGCGGCTTTCAAGGTCATAATGATTGAAAAAATAGTCAGAATGAAGAGAGGTATTTTCTCGAGGAGCAGCCTGTTAACAGACGTCTTTCCCTCTCCCGGGGATATCCACCGGCCGGCTGGGTTCTGCATGTCCCCGTCGCAAAGACTGAACCGCGTCCTTCTCAAGGGCCACCAGTCAAAAAGGAGCAGGACGAAGGGAAGCGTCACCAGCATCGGCTTGGCCATAAGCCCCAGGGTAAAGGCGACCAGAACCACTACATATCTTTTCCAGTGCGGATTAAAGGCATAGTATCCGTAGGCAAGGATCGTGAGCATCCAGAAGAAGGTGCTGAGGACATTCTTTCGCTCCGATACCCAGGCGACGGACTCTACATTGAGGGGATGAATGGCAAACAGGGCCGCCACCATAGTGCTCTTCCACATGTCCCCAGTGAAACGGTTAAAGATGTAAAATAAGAGGATGACGTTAAGGAGATGGAACAAGAGGTTCGTCCAATGATGTCCCGCCGGATTCAGCCCGAAGATATGGTAGTCCGCCATGTGGGACAGCCATGTTAGAGGATGCCAGTTGCTGAGATCCATCGTTGTCAGGGCCCAGGATATCCCGCTGATGGTCAGGCCGGTCTGGACATGGCGGTTCGAGGTCACATAGGCGGGGTCGTCATAGTTAATGAAGTCGTGATACTGAACCTGCCAGTACACACCGAGCGTCGCTGCCGCCAAAAACAGGAAGACGAGTTTCCTGTAAGGGAGTTTATTTAAAAAAGGTTCTCTTTCTCCGAGCGCCATGTCAATCCCGCCCCCATTCACCGGTCACTCCGCGCGATGTCGGACGGCGCGCATCAGTCTTACCCTCGATAGCCTTCCGCTGTCCCTCCCTGCGGACCATTGCAGCCGCCAGGTTCGCCCTGGCATTTTCATGATCGGAACGGATCCGTAAGGCTTCAGAATAATAGCAGATGGCTTCGTCATATTTTCCTTGAGCCGCCAGGGCTACACCGATGTTGTTATGAGTGTTCGCATTGTCTGGTGCGATGCGCAACGCTTCGCGATAACGGTGGATGGCCTCCTCATACTTTCCCTGAGCTGCCAGGGTCATGCCGATGTTGTAATGGGCGTCCTGGTAGTCGGGTTTAATCTGCATGGCCGCATTATAATGACGCACAGCCTCCTCTGTTCTTCCTTCAAGGAAGAGTGCTACACCCAGATTGTTGTGAGTAAGATAATTTTTCGAGGTGACAGACAGGGCGTACTCGAAGAGGGTCACGCTGTTCCGCCAGTACTGCACCTGCTGCCAGGAAGACAGCGCCAGAACAGTCAGGACGACCCCCGATAAAACGGAAAGGTAAATTTTTCTGAAACGCCAATTGCCAAAAAGTTCGGGGACACCCCAGGCGATCATCATGAAAAGGCCGATGAGGGGAATATAGGTGTAGCGGTCCGCCATGGCCTGAGACCCCACCTGCACGACGCCGATGACGGGAATAAGGGTTCCCAGATACCAGAGCCAGCCAACGGTAAGGTATGGACGGGTTCCCATGTGCTTCAGTATCGGGTACGTCAACCCGGCAAGGAGAAGCGCCGCCCCGGCTACGATCCAGGTAGGCCACCACACAATGTATGGATAGAAAAAGGCCAGATTAGCGGGCCAAAACATCTTTACAATGTAGTGCACATAAGAAATCAGGGCATTGGCTATCCTGATGTTTAGGGAAAACATCTCCAGGGATCCCACAGATTTCCAGCTCATCTGCGCAAGATAGGTGATGACGCTGGAAAGGAAAGCGAGAAAAAAAAGCGGGAGTTTCTCCCGGATCGCATGAAACCAGCTAATCACTTTTCCTTCCACGCCCACAGAGACAGTCTTTTCAGAAGGGATACATGGAAAAGCAAGACGTCTCAGGGGCCAGACATCGAGTAAAAGCAGGACGAAGGGCAATGTGACAAGCATGGGCTTGGCCATCAGTCCCGAGACAAAAGCGGCGATGAGCATGAGATAGTTTCCCGTCCCCGGGCGCTCCGTATAACGGATATAGGCCCCCATCGTCAAAAACCAAAAGAAGGCGCTCAAAACATCCTTCCTCTCCGATATCCAGGCGACGGACTCCACGTGCAGGGGGTGAATGGCAAACAGGGCGGCGACAATGGCGCTTTTCCAGATATCTTCCGTCATCCGTCTGAAAACGGTGAAGAGAAGGATTGTATTGGCGATATGGATAATGAGGTTGGTCCAGTGATAGCCCGCGGGATTCAGACGAAAAAAATGGTAATCCAGCATCAGGGAAAGCCATGTGAGGGGATGCCAATTGCTGACATCAAACGTCGTCAGGGCCCAGATGAGTCCCCCGCTGGTGAGGCCGGACTGGACATGAGGGTTCCTGGTAACGTACAATGGGTCGTCATAGAGGATGAAGTCATGAAACTGCACCTGCCAGAAGACAGCCAGGGTGAATGCCGTCAGAAGAAGACAGACTACCAGTTGAAGCTGCCTGCCTGTTACCGGCCATCGATCTGAGTCAGCTATCGCCATGTCTCCTCCCCAGACGTTCGTCATAAATTCCACGGCCAGTGTAGCCGTTTCAAAAAAAAGGGGCAAGAAATTTCCTTACCCCTTTCATACAAATGCGAAAAACGTTACGGTGTGATGACGCCCAATGTCGAAACAGAATAAACGACTGCCGGGCTGCTTGCCGTGTGACTAGACGTGATGGTAAAAGCGGCCATATTACCCGATCCGTTGGTGACGACATCCCTCGTCTGGTTGAATCCAGTGTTGGTCAGGTCAGTCGTACCACCGATGACGCCAGATGGATTATCACTGAAATAGGCCTGGGCGGCTGTATAGCAGTTCTTTGCATCGGCCTTCGCCGCGGCATTGTAACCCCTCTGCCTGTAGGCGTTAAACTGCGGGATGGCAATAGCCGCTAGGATACCGATGATTGCGATGACGATCATCAGTTCGATCAGCGTAAAACCTTTTTCTCCTCTTTTCTTGTAAAATGTGCGAATCATACTATTTTTCTCCTTTCAATTTGTGTTTATACAATAAATCTTCTCAACGCTCTCTTTGAGATTTTCTGTATCGATACAAAGTAATCTGTGCTCCCACCTCCTTTGCTGTATAAAATGATTATTATGTACGAGTGAATTTTACAATTAATTTAGCAATTACTATACCAAATAAGCATTTACGGCATGTTTAAGTGAAATAACCTTTCATTATCACCTATTAGATACCGCACCGATCTATCAGGCACAAAGTCCATTCATGTTTTACTCGATGAAGACCGGTAATATTCACCAATCATCCGTCAATTTCACCTCTTTGCATCACTACCACGATCTGTATCTACTTCATCGCAGGAGCAAATGCAAATGAAATTAACTGCTTTTGTCTTTACAGGAAATACGACTTTATGGTAAGTGTACAAATTAACAATCATTTTTTCTCATTGATTTGAATCGCCATGATTAACACACTCTTCCAGCAGGGATTGACCCTTTTCCTCTTAGCCGGCCTGAGTTTCATTGCTACCGGAGCCGGATGGTTTTTTTTGCGCAAAACAGGTGCTACCTTCTCTTCCTTTGGCGAACAGGCCTTTTTTTGCGCAGGGACAGGTTTAGCCATTATCGGCTATTCGGTTTTTCTCCTGGGAATATTTCAGCTCCTTTCACCGGCATCTTTTTATATTCTCTTCATCATCCTTGCCTTTCTATCACTTGCAGGCTGGCTGCAATTACGTACCCGCATCACAACGCCTGCGATACAATCTCTCCACCACGGATGTGATAAGGCCGCTCTGCTCATAATAATCGTCAGCCTCGCAGCCGGCGTCCTGCTTGTTCTCACACCGGAAACAGGCACCGATGCCCTGATCTATCACCTGGGCGTACCAAAGCTTTTTCTGAAGCACCATGGTTTCTATTTCATAGAAGGGAACCTCTTTTCCAATTATCCCCTGCACAGCGAAATGCTCTTTCTTGTCGGATTGTTTCTGCATGGTGATGTCATGGCAAAAGGTATACACTTTTTCGTTCTCCTCTTGGTTCTCTTCGGTATGTACCAGTTTGTCCGACACCGAATGCCCGAACATTCCTTCCCTGTTCTCAGCGCGGTCATCTTTTATACCATTCCTTCCGTATTTATCACCTCACATATGGCCTACAATGATCTCTTCGTGACGTATTTTTCCATGGCGGCGGTATTCGCTTTCATCAACTGGCTTGACCGGAACGAACAAGGATGGCTTATTCTGTGCAGCTTGTCCTCCGGATTGGCCATCGCC encodes:
- a CDS encoding tetratricopeptide repeat protein yields the protein MALGEREPFLNKLPYRKLVFLFLAAATLGVYWQVQYHDFINYDDPAYVTSNRHVQTGLTISGISWALTTMDLSNWHPLTWLSHMADYHIFGLNPAGHHWTNLLFHLLNVILLFYIFNRFTGDMWKSTMVAALFAIHPLNVESVAWVSERKNVLSTFFWMLTILAYGYYAFNPHWKRYVVVLVAFTLGLMAKPMLVTLPFVLLLFDWWPLRRTRFSLCDGDMQNPAGRWISPGEGKTSVNRLLLEKIPLFILTIFSIIMTLKAASGQAIAAVEVLPMLSRIENAIISYVFYIGKMLWPEKLSIFYPYPPIRPLWQVFGAALLLAGITAAVIRKLKPYPYMAVGWFWYVGTLIPVIGLVQVGMQAMADRYMYVPMIGIFIMIAWGISDFFRSWSGRKMMLAVSSGVVLCLLMVCTFLQVQHWQNSVHLFRHAVSVTSGNFIAYNLLGNALRDTGQFEEAMTNYRQAIRVNPEFWPAYNNSGVALAAQGKYDDAIRSYSSAIVLSRKAMAMSRDVAWIRFNLGDALMQTGSIDEAAFQFRQAGRLRPEVAVFHNGLGVALIRQGRYDEAVKEFRETIQLDPDHAGAHHNLAMVLSHQGNLQEAVVHFSEALRIQPDYGEARRNLQEVLKKMTNPRMTDE
- a CDS encoding tetratricopeptide repeat protein, with product MPLFFETATLAVEFMTNVWGGDMAIADSDRWPVTGRQLQLVVCLLLTAFTLAVFWQVQFHDFILYDDPLYVTRNPHVQSGLTSGGLIWALTTFDVSNWHPLTWLSLMLDYHFFRLNPAGYHWTNLIIHIANTILLFTVFRRMTEDIWKSAIVAALFAIHPLHVESVAWISERKDVLSAFFWFLTMGAYIRYTERPGTGNYLMLIAAFVSGLMAKPMLVTLPFVLLLLDVWPLRRLAFPCIPSEKTVSVGVEGKVISWFHAIREKLPLFFLAFLSSVITYLAQMSWKSVGSLEMFSLNIRIANALISYVHYIVKMFWPANLAFFYPYIVWWPTWIVAGAALLLAGLTYPILKHMGTRPYLTVGWLWYLGTLIPVIGVVQVGSQAMADRYTYIPLIGLFMMIAWGVPELFGNWRFRKIYLSVLSGVVLTVLALSSWQQVQYWRNSVTLFEYALSVTSKNYLTHNNLGVALFLEGRTEEAVRHYNAAMQIKPDYQDAHYNIGMTLAAQGKYEEAIHRYREALRIAPDNANTHNNIGVALAAQGKYDEAICYYSEALRIRSDHENARANLAAAMVRREGQRKAIEGKTDARRPTSRGVTGEWGRD